A stretch of DNA from Cryptomeria japonica chromosome 4, Sugi_1.0, whole genome shotgun sequence:
CAAGAGGTTAGAAGGTTTTGTGATGTAAAAAGACcaatttgctgcaataaaacacaGATTTTCTGAGAAAACACGTTTTGTACGGCCTTGTACGGATTGGTACGGAAGATATAATGCCATGATTGTGTGGAGGACTGCATAACCTTTCGTTTGGTGGTGGTTTGATCCAATTTGGTGCTTTGTGGTGaaagttattgcattttttctGACTGTAACCCGTGAACCTAGGATTTTGAGGTTTTTAACACAAAATGTTTGATATCTTGCAATCCCTACATTGAAAATTTCTAATTTTCTGGGGTTTGCAAGGTATGAGGATGTATTTTAAGAGTCCTAAGTCTCAGAGTCTGGAAAACAAGGCAAGAGGGTGTTTGGTCCAGCAATAGGCTGAATATCTTCATGTATTCAGCCTGGCACATGATGAATGGAGATAGTTTTTGAAGAGAATGACCCAAGACCTGGTTCTAAACCATTGAAGTGTGTTCCTAGGAGGTGGGCAGACCTTCCAAAACCACTGCCCTCATAGTATGCACCCAACTTCCTTAGTTTCCAAGTGTTCCAAGCCAATTTGGCCAATTAGGCTTGTGAGACTTGTTGAGATTTGGGGGTTGCAGGAATGCTGTGGGGATCTGCCCTTTTGAAGTATGTTTAGTAACCACAAGGAGGTGTCAAAACCATTAAAACAGCGTTAGGTCCCTTGGAAAAATCTTTTGGTATCGCCCAATTTGCATTTTTGAGACCTAGTGGCCTAATAGGTCAAAGTGGGCAATTTGAGTTGGAGGGTTTGTAGAATCAAACCAAAGGTGGATTCATGATTGTCTAGGGTCAAATGAAGTGTCCCCATTGATTTTTCTGATCAGAGAAGTCATTTGAGTCATTATCCCATTTTGTGGCCTATTGAGGGATTGAAGCCCTGAAGTCAAAATTGGATCAAAGTTGCATTTGTCTTGGTGAGTAGATTTGGTTTAGTGTAGGCTTTTAGACAGGTTTAGGAGTACCTTTGTAACCAACATCAAGTGTGTGTGTGGTTGGTTGTACCTTTGGAGTCACCTCTTTGAACCCTAGAGGGTTTTTGAGTTTGGTCTCACACCTTCAGTTGTGTactctgcatcaggtggtatcagagccatcTAAGAGATGGGagatagaggagaagaggaggaagtcCCTTTAAGGGTGACCAATATTGAATTGACAAAGATAGTCAGAGAGCAAGCAGCCAAGAACAAAAAGATGGAGGCTGAGATAGAGAAGTTGAAGAAGGAAAAGAGTAAGAAGAAGCAATCAGAGGTCATCTCAGATTCAGATGAAGAGGACCAAGAGGAAGAGAGGTCCATGGAGGAGCCACAAGGAAGCATGTCTGAAAGACAATTCCTAAATGCACTTGGAAAGTTGAGTAGGAAGGACACTAGGGTGGACTTGCCTATGTTTCCTGGAAAGATGAACCCTGAGGAGTGCCTTGATTGGATTGAGGCAATGGAAAACtactttgaatgtgaggaagtggctGAAAATCAGAAAGTAAGGATTGGAAAATCTAGAATGAAGGGGGCAGCCCTAAGTTGGTGGAATTTCATTCAAAATGAGAGGATAGAGGAAGATAAAAACCCTATCTCAACATGGAGGAAGATGGTGCTTGAAATCAAGAAACAATTtgttcctgaagactatgaagtcaGTTTGCATAagaaattacaaaacttgaaacaaaaggatatggatgtgagcacttacactgaggagtttcacaaAATGACATTGAAGGCCAAGGTAcctgaaaatgaaaaacaaaaacttGCAAGGTATCTTAATGGTCTCAAGTTCTCCATCCAAGATGAACTAAGTCTCTTTAACCCTGAGactgtccataagtgttttcaaaTGGCATTGAGGATTGAGGAAAAACAGAAAAGAAGACATGATGCAAGCAGCAGCAGAGGAAGAGGAAATCAGAACTTTAGGGGCAGGGGCAGATTTCAAAACAAAGATTTTTTTCCTAAAAACTATGACAGCAGATCACAAGAGGGCAGCCAAGGACAAGTAGAAAGAAGTAACACCAACCAAAGTCAGTTTAGAGGAAGAGGcaatggtagaggaagaggtggaggaagaGGTTCCAGCATGTTTACTGGAAGGTGTTTTTCTTGCAATCAGATTGGACATCAGTCCTTTAGGTGTCCTGAAAAGATGGGAAACACTGCTgcaaatcagaaagaaagaagaataCAACTCCTCAATGAAGAAGATTGTCAAAGCACCACCAGTTATCACACCACCTCCTCTAAGCCAGCAGCACCTGAGAGTGGAGAATGCCTCATGTTCAATAGATCCCTCATCATGCCGTTCACACAAGAGCAGCCCCAAAGAAACAACTTGTTTAGAACCACTTGCAAGGTAAAAGGAAAAGTTtgtaaagttattgttgattcaGGTTCTTCTGAAAATTTGGCTTCTaatgaaatggtgaataagttaGGATTGGAAAGGATACCCCATCCTAATCCATATAGAGTCTTTTGGCTAACCAAGGAACAACAAATTTTGGTGAAAGAGCAATGTTGGGTTGAATTCAAGATAGGTGAATATCATGACAAGGTTCTTTGTGAGATAGTAgatatggatgcatgccaccttCTCCTTGGAAGGCCTTGGCAACATGACACAAATGCTCAGCATGATGGTAAGAAAAATGTGATTTATTTAACAAAGAATGGTGAAATGTTTACTATGACTCCTTTGATTGATGATTGTAAAGAAAAGGTCATTTCTAGTTCAGTTATGTTGATTGGTGAGAAAGAATTTTTGGCTAACCTCAAGGAAGAGAAAGTGCCATGTTTTGCAGTAGTTCTCAAGCTCAAGGATGTGAATCCCAAGAAAGCTAAAGGGCAGCAACCTCTTAGGAAGGTTGGACCAAAGGAAGTAGAAGAAATGTTGGAGATGTTTCAGGATGTGATAGCTAATGAGGAAAAGGATGCCCTTCCACCAAAGAGGGAGATTAGTCATTGCATTGATCTCATCCCTGGATCCACCCTACCAAACCAAGCAGCCTACAAGCTTACACCAGAgcaaaatgaagaggtagcaagGCAAATCCAAGACTTGTTGGATAGAGGGCTTATAAGGAGGAGTATTAGCCCATGCGCAGTACCTGCAGTACTTGCACCAAAGAAAGagggcacatggagactatgcactgattctagggctatcaacaaaatcactatcaggtatagatttccaatgcctagaatagaagatttaATGGATTGTTTGGGTAGGGCTAAGTATTTCACAAAGATGGatctaaaaagtggttatcaccagattaggataagggaaggggatgaatggaaaaccgctttcaaaaccaatgaaggattATTTGAGTgggttgtgatgccttttggtttgtcaaatgcaccaagcaccttcatgagattgatgaatgaggtgctaAAACCTTTCCTTAACAAATTTGTggttgtatatttggatgatataTTTGTTTTTAGTGGCAGCAAGGAAGAACACCTAATGCATATCCAACAGGTACTCAAGAGGCTTCAAGAAGAGAGGttgaaaatcaaccttgaaaaatgtgtttTCTTGCAGGAAGAATTGATATTCTTGGGGTTTGTCATCTCTAAGGGCAGCCTTAAAATGGACCCAAGCAAGGTGGAAGCCATTCTCAATTGGCCTACCCCTACTACCGCCtctgaggtaagaagtttccatgggttATGCagcttttatagaaagtttattaagGGGTTTAGTGGTATTTGTGCTCCACTTATTGACACCATAAAGGGGGGcaagaaatgtgtgtttgtatGGACAAAAGAAGCCAATCAAGCCTTTGAGTTGTTAAAGAGGAAAATATCAGAACAACCGGTCCTAGTACTTCCTGATTTTGAGAAGGTCTTtgtagtagaatgtgatgcaagtaagaGGGCTGTTGGGGGAGTCTTGAGTCAAGATGGAAGACCTGTAGCTTTCTTCAGTGAGAAGctaaatgaagcaaaacaaaactattccacctatgacctagagttatatGCTATGGTTCAATCATTGaggaaatggaggcactatttgttaCCAAAAGAATTTATTGTTTTTACTGATAATCATGCTCTCAACTTCTTGAACAGGCAGCAAAAGTTGAATCACAAGCATGTCAAGTGGATGGAGTACATCCAAGCCTACACTTTCTCAataaagcacaagaaaggagtggtAAATAAGgtggctgatgcactaagtaggagaaatCTTGTTGTGCAAACCATTCAGTTGGAAAGTACAGGTATCCATGCCATTAAGGATCAGTatgaagaggatgaagacttcAAAGAACCGTACCAAGCTTGCCAAGCCATGACAGGGAGGTATAATTCTGATTTTTCTGATTATTTGCTACAAGATGGATATCTTTTTAAGGGCAGCATGTTGTGCATTCCAAGGGGGTCTGTTAGAGAGAATATAATCAAGGAAAAGCATTGTGGCAGCATGTCAGGTCACTTTGGTATTTGATAAGACCCTAGAGTTGGTTAGGAGGTATTATTTTTGGCCAAGGTTGCCAACCGATGTAAGGAAATTTGTTGAAACTTGTCAAATCTGTCAAAGGGCAAAGGGTCACACATCAAATGCAGGTCTATACACTCCTCTACCCATCCCCTCAAAGCCTTGGGACTCCATCAGCATGGACTTTGTACTTGGTTTACCTAGGACCAAGAATGGGCATGATAGTATCtttgtagtggttgataggttctCCAAAATGGCCCATTTCATCCCATGCAAGACCACACATGATGCCTCACACATAGAAGGTCTTTTCTTCAAGGAAATAGTCAGGTTACATGGTTTACCTTTATCCATCATCTCAGATAGAGACCccaagttcataggtcacttttggaggacactttggaagagaCTAGGCACAAACTTGTCTTTATCTTCTGCCTATCACCCTCAATCTGATGGACAAATTGAGGTAATCAATAGGTCTCTTGGCAACCTCCTAAGATGCCTCACAAAGGAGCAGGGTGCTAGCTGGGATTCTATATTGGCTCAGGCAGAATTCTCTTACAATGACACTGTTAACAGGAGTACCGGCCtatctcctttccaaattgtgtatggcactCATCCAAGGGGTATTTTGGAATTGAGAGAGGTAAAAGGGATGGACAACATCAGTGCTTTGGCTGAGGACTTTGTTCAAGTCATGAAAGATGTCCATGAGCAAGTGAAACAAAAACTACTATCCACCTCTCAAAAGTACAAACTGAATGCTGATAAGAAAAGGAGGGATTTACAGTTTAAGGAAGGTGATTTGGTCATGGTCCatctgaagaaggagagactccctgcAGGTAAACACACCAAGCTActcatgaagaagattgggccttgTAAAGTGCTCAAGAAATGTGGAGAGAATGCTTACAAAATTAGTCTTCCAGAGGGCATTGCCTTATCCCCTATCTTCAATGTTTCAGACCTGTATCCTTACAAAGGAGATGATCCTCAGACTGCTGTAGATGCACACCAAACTGATCAGACACTTCAGGACCTGATCCCTTCATCTCCCAATCagattgagtgcattttggatacCCAGGTGAACAAACACACTAGGAGGCATACATATTATGACTATTTGGTGAAGTGGCTCAACAAACCTCAGGAGGATGCCACTTGGCTGAGCAGGGCAGACATTGAGAAAGCAGGTTTCACATTTGACAGCATCCctaactcaagagacttgagttcagTTTGACAGTGGGTGTATGGTGCAGGGCACAGGACCTAGGAAGTCAAAATTATTAAGGTTTATGCATTTTGTTGAGTTTTTCATGTTTTGCATTGTAATAAGGATGAACATTGAGCATCCATGTTGTTTTGGGCCTATATGTGTGGTCAAGACATTCTAAGGCCATTTTATAAGCCTAGAATGCTCTTAGTCCACTAGGACCCCTCATGTGCACTCAAAACTCTTTTCATGATTTAGGTCTTGGGAATTGTTTAGGAAGTAGGTAGAGGTCATTTTAGACCCAATCCAATGATTAAAAGACCTTAGATTGATCATTTTAGGTcattttgcaaagttgtcaaaaagttgcaaagttgtcaaaaaagttgtcaaagttgcatgacaacttttccaaaATTGGTTGTAGGGCAGTTTGAACGCCTCTAACTGTTGGAGATCAGTTAGTTGGGTGTGTGGAGGTCTATTTGAGGTTTTCCCTTCAAAATCCAAGAGGTTAGAAGGTTTTGTGATGTAAAAAGGCcaatttgctgcaataaaacacaGATTTTCTGAGAAAACACGTTTTGTACGGCCTTGTATGGATTGGTACGGAAGATATAATGCCATGATTGTGTGGAGGACTGAATAACCTTTCGTTTGGTGGTGGTTTGATCCAATTTGGTGTTGTGTGGTGaaagttattgcattttttctGACTGTAACCCGTGAACCTAGGATTTTGAGGTTTTTAACACAAAATGTTTGATATCTTGCAATCCCTACATTGAAAATTTCTAATTTTCTGGGGTTTGCAAGGTATGAGGATGTATTTTAAGAGTCCTAAGTCTCAGAGTCTGGAAAACAAGGCAAGAGGGTGTTTGGTCCAGCAATAGGCTGAATATCTTCATGTATTCAGCCTAGCACATGATGAATGGAGATAGTTTTTGAAGAGAATGACCCAAGACCTGGTTCTAAACCATTGAAGTGTGTTCCTAGGAGGTGGGCAGACCTTCCAAAACCACTGCCCTCATAGTATGCACCCAACTTCCTTAGTTTCCAAGTGTTCCAAGCCAATTTGGCCAATTAGGCTTGTGAGACTTGTTGAGATTTGGGGGTTGCAGGAATGCTGTGGGGATCTGCCCTTTTGAAGTATGTTTAGTAACCACAAGGAGGTGTCAAAACCATTAAAACAGCGTTAGGTCCCTTGGAAAAATCTTTTGGTATCACCCGATTTGCGTTTTTGAGACCTAGTGGCCTAATAGGTCAAAGTGGGCAATTTGAGTTGGAGGGTTTGTAGAATCAAACCAAAGGTGGATTCATGATTGTCTAGGGTCAAATGAAGTGTCCCCATTGATTTTTCTGATCAGAGAAGTCATTTGAGTCATTTTCCCATTTTGTGGCCTATTGAGGGATTGAAGCCCTGAAGTCAAAATTGGATCAAAGTTGCATTTGTCTTGGTGAGTAGATTTGGTTTAGTGCAGGCTTTTAGACAGGTTTAGGAGTACCTTTGTAACCAACATCAAGTGTGTGTGTGGTTGGTTGTACCTTTGGAGTCACCTCTTTGAACCCTAGAGGTTTTTTGAGTTTGGTCTCACACCTTCAGTTGTGTACTCTGCATCATTGGGGAACTGCAGGAATGTGGCGCCATACTTCTGGACCAAAGCACTTGCTTGTGGGGACAACCTCATGTGCAACTTATTTTGCATAAGTCGTGTcaggtacatggtgaaggtgtcatttgCCAACTTGTAGGAATTCACGTTGTGGAGATGTAGTTGAGGATAACATTCATGCACCTTTAGCTGAGCTGGCCCGcagcccatgattcctcttgctggtAGCCCATCGAATCCACCCCTTCGTACCAACATATAGAACAGATAGGAACTCATGAAGAAGGACTGAGACTTTTTCTCCTGCAGGTTCTTCAATTGTTCGTGCAAGTAGTGGCTGATCAATCTAGCCCAATCAATCAATGTATTAGAATTCATGATCTCGccaatgtagaagaacatccaaggcTCGAAGTTCACCATGTGCGAGCATCCCATTACTCTACTCAACATTTTTATCATGTCCACATATTTttgcttgaactcgaagattgtgagagtCTTGGGCATCTTAGAAACGTGCACTCTAGGTTTCAACAACCATtgcttgttgatcaaatcagcacacCTGGTGGGGCCTGCTTCATAGACTGCTTGGGCTCTGCTGCTGGTCCTGTATGTCATGGAGTAATGTGAAGGGATTCCGAAGGCTTCACCAATCGCCtctggagtcaatgttgccagtaaCTTGCCGTCTGGTGTTGAGATCGTCTTCCGCTCCAGATTGTAACGTGCTGCACATTCCAAGACTAGATCTAGGCATTGAATGGCGGGAGGAAAGCCAGCTGCTGCAACTATTCCGCTTCTCACAATCTTGACAGTTGTCGAAGATGGATTGTGTCCTGCAGTTCCGAACATTCTTATCTTGAACGCAGCCCAGTTGAATGTGCCAAAGTTGGTATCACTGATctcttcccatcttgaattcaaccgagaatgGGGGAGAAAACCCTTCGTCTCTGCTTTGATCATTGCTTGCCTGGAGATATTAGCTGTCCTGCTAGGTTCCGCCATCCTGGgaatatttcaaaatgatgaaatagagactAAGTATAGAAAACTTTTCACTTCTTCACTCTTTCTTTCCTGAATCTCGCACGTGAAAAATGAGATGTTTTTTCCAACTTATATACAATTCCCAAGAGGTATCAAATAAGTAACTGCATTTATGACGCGTCATACTTTCCTTAATTATTATGACATGCAAGGCAGTTTCCCATGCATGTGAGTTCGAATTTagaaccttccttaaatgctcccagtcatgcgtcatactttGGAAGATTCCTCCCGCCAACTCGTTGATTCTGttctttccaattttggagggagaTTGCAGGATCTTTCTCGGGATTTGCTCAATTCCACTCTGACTTGTCATCTCGTGCCATTGAAGGAACTTTCCTGGATTTTCTccatatccctattttttagggatcttcctaaattttaggagtcaggttcattggatggggaatttcgTCTTGATTCggaatctataaaaatttccatatttggccaagatttgatgtctaaaaatagcataattgaaaattcgcccgaggggaattTCTGTTTCTATTCTTCCTTGACTCCTTGGAATtcgtgccttaggcaaaatttcaaattttctgtttgggtgaaattttaccatgccaaggattcatgaattttccacttgtgaatgccttcaTGATTTCAGCACCCCAgacctgacctgggcgcattttcactctgtccctggagaggcggaaaattgcacttgtgaatacctccttggtttcagcgccccaggcttgacctgg
This window harbors:
- the LOC131875387 gene encoding uncharacterized protein LOC131875387: MGDRGEEEEVPLRVTNIELTKIVREQAAKNKKMEAEIEKLKKEKSKKKQSEVISDSDEEDQEEERSMEEPQGSMSERQFLNALGKLSRKDTRVDLPMFPGKMNPEECLDWIEAMENYFECEEVAENQKVRIGKSRMKGAALSWWNFIQNERIEEDKNPISTWRKMVLEIKKQFVPEDYEAKVPENEKQKLARYLNGLKFSIQDELSLFNPETVHKCFQMALRIEEKQKRRHDASSSRGRGNQNFRGRGRFQNKDFFPKNYDSRSQEGSQGQVERSNTNQSQFRGRGNGRGRGGGRGSSMFTGRCFSCNQIGHQSFRCPEKMGNTAANQKERRIQLLNEEDCQSTTSYHTTSSKPAAPESGECLMFNRSLIMPFTQEQPQRNNLFRTTCKVKGKVCKVIVDSGSSENLASNEMVNKLGLERIPHPNPYRVFWLTKEQQILVKEQCWVEFKIGEYHDKVLCEIVDMDACHLLLGRPWQHDTNAQHDGKKNVIYLTKNGEMFTMTPLIDDCKEKVISSSVMLIGEKEFLANLKEEKVPCFAVVLKLKDVNPKKAKGQQPLRKVGPKEVEEMLEMFQDVIANEEKDALPPKREISHCIDLIPGSTLPNQAAYKLTPEQNEEVARQIQDLLDRGLIRRSISPCAVPAWQQGRTPNAYPTGTQEASRREVENQP